In a single window of the Hippoglossus hippoglossus isolate fHipHip1 chromosome 7, fHipHip1.pri, whole genome shotgun sequence genome:
- the tmco4 gene encoding transmembrane and coiled-coil domain-containing protein 4 isoform X1 — MEEKASSSAHGPYEGPDPDPGGAGTAAAGPPFDQSPENLIGRQLSEQGRFAYAALCGVSLGQMFKGHGNSVFREQYLKGLVRWLDLDESVMPVMGAFLSGLGFEGSDTFLSTLQAEPLLATGATPIIQDLVSFSVKDGQYDARSRVLIRHVSGLLQVSPQQLEEFEGTLGERLKEAGEESKEESSRRLRRERGRKLRRYLLIGLATVGGGAVIGVTGGLAAPLVAAGAGAVLGAGGAAALGSATGIAIMASLFGAAGAGLTGYKMKKCVGAIEEFEFLPLSSGKHLHLTIAVTGWLCSGKYSSFQAPWGSLGECGEQYCLVWESSFLRDLGSAMASLLDGLVSIVAQEALKYTVLSGIVTALTWPASLLAAASVIDHPWCICLNRSAEVGKHLAQVLRSRQQGKRPVSLIGFSLGARVIYHCLQELANDQGSEGMVEDVVLLGAPVDGSEKAWERMARVVAGKIVNGYCRGDWLLGFLYRSSAAQFSVAGLQPINIQDRRIINVDLSSVVKGHLDYMRQMDTILVAIGVPTKEVPGASFALPQSVKVTEGAVNIPDQAHHQHQVTETQNPAEETETEKSGVLKEDEENEEESGDGWDIPDISDLLDQNQISDTESENHIAERNNLPHASEEKDTDDGTASASNAQCDGVEEADPDKEHISWSWDDTHWTTEHTPE, encoded by the exons ATGGAGGAGAAAGCCAGCAGTTCTGCCCACGGACCGTATGAAGGTCCCGATCCAG ACCCAGGAGGGGCggggacagcagcagcaggtcctcCATTTGACCAGAGCCCAGAGAACCTGATCGGCAGACAGCTGAGTGAACAGGGCCGCTTTGCTTATGCAGCTCTGTGTGGCGTCTCCCTGGGCCAGATGTTCAAAGGACATGGAAACAG TGTGTTCAGGGAACAGTACCTGAAGGGACTGGTCCGCTGGCTGGACCTGGACGAGTCGGTGATGCCAGTCATGGGGGCTTTCCTGTCAGGCCTGGGCTTTGAGGGCTCCGACACCTTCCTCTCCACCCTACAGGCTGAACCTCTGCTGGCCACAGGGGCCACCCCTATAATACAG GACTTGGTGTCTTTTTCTGTCAAAGATG GCCAGTACGATGCCAGATCAAGGGTTCTCATCCGTCATGTCAGCGGTCTGCTGCAAGTCtctccacagcagctggaggagttTGAGGGAACACTGGGAGAGAGGCTGAaggaagcaggagaagagagCAA AGAGGAGTCCTCTCGGCGGCTCAGGAGAGAACGAGGACGAAAGTTACGACGTTACCTCCTCATTGGACTGGCCACTGTGGGCGGAGGAGCTGTGATTG GTGTGACAGGTGGGCTGGCCGCCCCTTTGGTGGCAGCAGGGGCCGGTGCTGTGCTGGGGGCCGGTGGGGCTGCTGCTCTGGGCTCAGCCACTGGGATTGCAATAATGGCCTCTCTGTTTGGAGCAGCCGGGGCTGGACTGACTG GCTATAAGATGAAAAAGTGTGTTGGAGCAATAGAGGAATTTGAATTCCTGCCACTCAGCTCTGGGAAGCATCTTCACCTGACCATTGCAGTAACAGGATGGCTCTGCAGTGGTAAATACA GTTCGTTCCAAGCCCCGTGGGGCAGTCTGGGTGAATGCGGGGAACAGTACTGCCTGGTGTGGGAGTCAAGTTTCCTCAGGGATCTGGGCTCGGCCATGGCCTCTCTGTTGGACGGGCTGGTCAGCATCGTGGCCCAGGAGGCTCTGAAGTACACAGTGCTCTCAG GCATCGTGACGGCTCTGACGTGGCCGGCGTCCTTGCTGGCAGCGGCCAGCGTCATTGACCACCCCTGGTGCATCTGTCTGAACCGCTCCGCTGAGGTGGGGAAGCATCTGGCTCAGGTTTTGAGAAGCAGACAGCAG gGGAAGCGTCCTGTCAGCCTCATAGGTTTCAGTCTTGGGGCAAGAGTTATCTACCACTGTCTGCAGGAGCTTGCCAATGACCAAG GGAGTGAAGGCATGGTGGAGGATGTGGTCCTCCTGGGGGCCCCAGTGGACGGCTCCGAAAAGGCCTGGGAGAGAATGGCTAGGGTAGTGGCTGGAAAAATAGTTAATGGATACTGCAG AGGGGACTGGCTCCTGGGGTTTTTGTACCGCAGTTCAGCAGCACAATTCTCTGTTGCTGGGCTACAGCCAATCAACATCCAGGATCGGCGGATAATCAATGTGGACCTTTCCTCCGTG GTTAAAGGTCACTTGGACTACATGCGTCAGATGGACACCATCTTGGTGGCGATCGGAGTTCCAACCAAAGAAGTGCCAGGAGCCTCCTTCGCTCTTCCTCAGTCTGTAAAGGTTACAGAGGGGGCAGTGAACATTCCTGACCAAGCCCACCATCAACACCAAGTGACTGAGACACAAAACCCAGCTGAGGAGACTGAGACGGAGAAAAGTGGAGTCCtgaaggaggacgaggagaatgaggaggagTCAGGTGACGGTTGGGATATCCCCGATATCTCTGACCTGCTTGATCAGAATCAGATCTCCGACACAGAATCAGAGAATCATATCGCAGAGAGGAACAATTTACCACATGCATCTGAGGAGAAGGACACTGACGATGGCACGGCATCTGCTTCTAATGCACAGTGTGACGGCGTAGAGGAGGCCGACCCGGATAAGGAACACATATCATGGAGCTGGGATGATACACACTGGACAACAGAGCACACGCCCGAATAA
- the tmco4 gene encoding transmembrane and coiled-coil domain-containing protein 4 isoform X2, whose product MPVMGAFLSGLGFEGSDTFLSTLQAEPLLATGATPIIQDLVSFSVKDGQYDARSRVLIRHVSGLLQVSPQQLEEFEGTLGERLKEAGEESKEESSRRLRRERGRKLRRYLLIGLATVGGGAVIGVTGGLAAPLVAAGAGAVLGAGGAAALGSATGIAIMASLFGAAGAGLTGYKMKKCVGAIEEFEFLPLSSGKHLHLTIAVTGWLCSGKYSSFQAPWGSLGECGEQYCLVWESSFLRDLGSAMASLLDGLVSIVAQEALKYTVLSGIVTALTWPASLLAAASVIDHPWCICLNRSAEVGKHLAQVLRSRQQGKRPVSLIGFSLGARVIYHCLQELANDQGSEGMVEDVVLLGAPVDGSEKAWERMARVVAGKIVNGYCRGDWLLGFLYRSSAAQFSVAGLQPINIQDRRIINVDLSSVVKGHLDYMRQMDTILVAIGVPTKEVPGASFALPQSVKVTEGAVNIPDQAHHQHQVTETQNPAEETETEKSGVLKEDEENEEESGDGWDIPDISDLLDQNQISDTESENHIAERNNLPHASEEKDTDDGTASASNAQCDGVEEADPDKEHISWSWDDTHWTTEHTPE is encoded by the exons ATGCCAGTCATGGGGGCTTTCCTGTCAGGCCTGGGCTTTGAGGGCTCCGACACCTTCCTCTCCACCCTACAGGCTGAACCTCTGCTGGCCACAGGGGCCACCCCTATAATACAG GACTTGGTGTCTTTTTCTGTCAAAGATG GCCAGTACGATGCCAGATCAAGGGTTCTCATCCGTCATGTCAGCGGTCTGCTGCAAGTCtctccacagcagctggaggagttTGAGGGAACACTGGGAGAGAGGCTGAaggaagcaggagaagagagCAA AGAGGAGTCCTCTCGGCGGCTCAGGAGAGAACGAGGACGAAAGTTACGACGTTACCTCCTCATTGGACTGGCCACTGTGGGCGGAGGAGCTGTGATTG GTGTGACAGGTGGGCTGGCCGCCCCTTTGGTGGCAGCAGGGGCCGGTGCTGTGCTGGGGGCCGGTGGGGCTGCTGCTCTGGGCTCAGCCACTGGGATTGCAATAATGGCCTCTCTGTTTGGAGCAGCCGGGGCTGGACTGACTG GCTATAAGATGAAAAAGTGTGTTGGAGCAATAGAGGAATTTGAATTCCTGCCACTCAGCTCTGGGAAGCATCTTCACCTGACCATTGCAGTAACAGGATGGCTCTGCAGTGGTAAATACA GTTCGTTCCAAGCCCCGTGGGGCAGTCTGGGTGAATGCGGGGAACAGTACTGCCTGGTGTGGGAGTCAAGTTTCCTCAGGGATCTGGGCTCGGCCATGGCCTCTCTGTTGGACGGGCTGGTCAGCATCGTGGCCCAGGAGGCTCTGAAGTACACAGTGCTCTCAG GCATCGTGACGGCTCTGACGTGGCCGGCGTCCTTGCTGGCAGCGGCCAGCGTCATTGACCACCCCTGGTGCATCTGTCTGAACCGCTCCGCTGAGGTGGGGAAGCATCTGGCTCAGGTTTTGAGAAGCAGACAGCAG gGGAAGCGTCCTGTCAGCCTCATAGGTTTCAGTCTTGGGGCAAGAGTTATCTACCACTGTCTGCAGGAGCTTGCCAATGACCAAG GGAGTGAAGGCATGGTGGAGGATGTGGTCCTCCTGGGGGCCCCAGTGGACGGCTCCGAAAAGGCCTGGGAGAGAATGGCTAGGGTAGTGGCTGGAAAAATAGTTAATGGATACTGCAG AGGGGACTGGCTCCTGGGGTTTTTGTACCGCAGTTCAGCAGCACAATTCTCTGTTGCTGGGCTACAGCCAATCAACATCCAGGATCGGCGGATAATCAATGTGGACCTTTCCTCCGTG GTTAAAGGTCACTTGGACTACATGCGTCAGATGGACACCATCTTGGTGGCGATCGGAGTTCCAACCAAAGAAGTGCCAGGAGCCTCCTTCGCTCTTCCTCAGTCTGTAAAGGTTACAGAGGGGGCAGTGAACATTCCTGACCAAGCCCACCATCAACACCAAGTGACTGAGACACAAAACCCAGCTGAGGAGACTGAGACGGAGAAAAGTGGAGTCCtgaaggaggacgaggagaatgaggaggagTCAGGTGACGGTTGGGATATCCCCGATATCTCTGACCTGCTTGATCAGAATCAGATCTCCGACACAGAATCAGAGAATCATATCGCAGAGAGGAACAATTTACCACATGCATCTGAGGAGAAGGACACTGACGATGGCACGGCATCTGCTTCTAATGCACAGTGTGACGGCGTAGAGGAGGCCGACCCGGATAAGGAACACATATCATGGAGCTGGGATGATACACACTGGACAACAGAGCACACGCCCGAATAA
- the htr6 gene encoding 5-hydroxytryptamine receptor 6 — translation MTDSHSSGSVGSYNSSFPTTSAWNITGSGPWLLAFMLTVIILMTVCGNVLLIALVFAHRSLRCTSNCFLVSLFLSDLMVALVVMPPAMLNVLCGAWVLWPAFCPIWLCFDVMCCSASILNLCVISLDRYLFIISPLRYKQRMTPPRALLLVGAAWGLAALASFLPIEMRWHSLGLGNGHSPVPGVSSSNISSYSDTLYPASYFQLSPPGGLSFQCRLRVTLPFAFVASVLTFFLPSSAICFTYCRILLAARRQAKRVAALSHPPHPHPSLGEPSRPPSPGIAAAQAQRDGDDCGYQEPPVSQNAPSVNSERRLARRQGRRALKASLTLGVLLGLFFSAWLPFFITNMAQAVCECVPHALFDAITWLGYCNSTMNPIIYPLFMRDFKRALGKLLPCCSSQSPRRPSPALSLSLRNSGEPNIASTPPSPLASDPTHPPATATDAVNLFDAEHAGIELPLLLPNQVETLD, via the exons ATGACTGACTCTCACTCGTCTGGCTCTGTGGGAAGCTACAACAGCAGCTTTCCCACCACCAGTGCATGGAACATCACTGGCAGCGGCCCGTGGCTGTTGGCCTTCATGCTGACTGTCATCATCCTCATGACAGTCTGTGGCAACGTGTTGCTCATCGCTTTGGTGTTTGCCCATCGCTCTTTGCGCTGCACCTCAAACTGCTTCTTGGTGTCTTTGTTCCTATCTGACCTGATGGTGGCACTGGTGGTGATGCCCCCAGCCATGCTCAATGTGCTGTGTGGGGCCTGGGTGTTGTGGCCGGCATTTTGCCCGATTTGGCTTTGCTTTGATGTCATGTGCTGCAGCGCATCCATCCTCAACCTGTGTGTCATCAGCCTGGACCGTTacctcttcatcatctcaccGTTGCGCTACAAGCAAAGGATGACCCCACCTCGGGCGTTACTCCTCGTGGGAGCTGCTTGGGGGCTGGCAGCACTGGCCTCCTTCCTGCCCATTGAGATGAGATGGCACAGCTTAGGCCTCGGCAATGGACACTCACCTGTTCCGGGCGTCAGCAGTAGCAACATCAGCTCCTACTCTGACACACTGTATCCGGCATCCTACTTTCAGCTGTCACCACCAGGAGGCCTTTCCTTCCAGTGCCGCCTTCGGGTAACCTTGCCTTTTGCTTTCGTGGCATCTGTGCTCACCTTCTTTTTGCCCTCAAGCGCCATTTGCTTCACCTACTGCCGGATCCTTCTGGCAGCACGGAGACAGGCAAAGAGGGTTGCAGCTCTGAGCCACCCACCGCACCCACACCCCTCTCTTGGGGAACCGTCCAGGCCCCCCTCACCTGGGATCGCGGCCGCACAAGCACAGCGGGATGGAGATGATTGTGGGTACCAGGAACCTCCTGTGTCACAAAATGCACCG TCCGTTAACAGTGAGCGCCGCCTGGCTCGAAGGCAGGGCCGGAGGGCACTGAAGGCCAGTCTGACACTGGGAGTTCTCCTGGGACTCTTCTTCAGTGCTTGGCTCCCCTTCTTCATCACCAACATGGCTCAG gcagtgtgtgagtgcgtCCCCCACGCCCTCTTTGACGCCATCACCTGGCTGGGCTACTGCAACAGCACAATGAACCCCATCATCTACCCGCTGTTCATGAGAGACTTCAAGCGAGCTCTGGGTAAGCTCTTGCCCTGCTGCTCTTCGCAGTCGCCAAGGAGACCCTCGCCggcgctctccctctctctgcgcAACTCAGGAGAGCCCAACATTGCCAGCACACCGCCCTCTCCCCTGGCCTCTGACCCCACACATCCCCCCGCCACCGCCACTGATGCTGTCAACCTGTTCGATGCCGAGCATGCTGGGATTGAGTTGCCTCTGCTTCTTCCCAATCAGGTTGAAACCCTGGATTGA
- the micos10 gene encoding MICOS complex subunit MIC10, with product MSEKELGKKWDRCLADGAIKIGTGLGLGLVFSVLFFKRHTWPISFGSGAGLGMAYVNCQNDLRSHYVLHRREKEQ from the exons ATGTCCGAGAAGGAGCTGGGGAAGAAGTGGGACCGGTGCCTGGCAGACGGTGCCATCAAAATCG gcACTGGACTGGGTTTAGGACTcgtgttttctgttctgttctttaAAC GGCACACATGGCCGATTTCCTTCGGCTCAGGAGCGGGGCTTGGCATGGCATATGTCAACTGTCAGAATGACCTCAGGTCACATTATGTGCTGCACAGAAGAGAAAAG GAGCAATAG
- the sike1 gene encoding suppressor of IKBKE 1 — MACTLEKVLGDARTLLERLKEHDTAAEGLIEQSGALSQRVQGMREVGNDLPDKPTEDSSEIQELTKYKPHVLLTQENTQIKELQQENKELWLSLEEHQYALELIMGRYRKQMLQLMMAKKELDTKPVLSLHEDHAKEVQNQVERICEMGQVMRRAVQVDDQHYCSVQERLAQLEIENKELQDLLVISKSSVKTAREEPDQPATVAQEQSPQPESNE, encoded by the exons ATGGCCTGCACTTTAGAGAAAGTGTTGGGCGATGCCCGGACCCTTCTGGAGAGGCTGAAAGAGCACGACACGGCCGCCGAGGGACTCATAGAACAGTCCGGGGCCCTGAGCCAGAGAGTGCAGGGCATGAGAGAGGTGGGAAATGACCTCCCAGACAAG cccaCAGAAGACTCTTCTGAGATTCAGGAGCTGACCAAATACAAGCCCCATGTTCTTCTGACTCAGGAAAACACTCAAATCAAGGAACTACAGCAGGAGAATAAAG AGCTATGGTTGTCTCTCGAAGAACACCAATACGCGCTGGAGTTGATCATGGGTCGATACCGCAAGCAGATGCTTCAGCTAATGATGGCGAAGAAGGAGCTGGACACCAAACCAGTGCTTAGCCTCCACGAGGACCACGCAAAA GAAGTGCAGAACCAGGTGGAGCGAATATGTGAGATGGGCCAGGTGATGAGAAGGGCCGTGCAGGTGGATGATCAGCACTACTGCTCTGTTCAAGAGAGGCTGGCTCAACTAGAG ATTGAAAACAAGGAGCTGCAAGACCTCCTGGTCATCAGCAAGAGCTCCGTGAAGACAGCGAGAGAGGAGCCCGACCAGCCAGCAACAGTAGCACAAGAACAGTCCCCTCAACCGGAGTCCAACGAGTGA